The window TAAAGGGTACCATTGCTCAAGGTATGTGGTTCAAGAAAGGTCCATTGCATCTTACAGCCTTCTctaatgctgattgggcaggctGTGTATTTGATCGACGGTCCACCAGTGGTTACTGCATCTATTTGGGTAGAAATCTAATCAGTTGGAGTGCAAAAAAGCAACATACTGTTGCTCGATCTTCTACCGAAGCTGAATATAGATCTCTAGCACACACTGCAGCTGAACTCACTTGGGTGTGCAAAATTTTTAAAGATGTGGCTTTCCTCCTTTCTACTATTCCTAAAATCTGGTGTGACAACATCTCTACGATCTCTCTGACTTCTAATCCGGTTTTCCATGCTCGCACAAAGCATGTGGAAATTGATTATCATTATATTCGTGAACTTGTTCTTGCCCAACTGCTTCGTGTGCAATACATCCCTACTCACTATCAGGTTGCTGACATTCATACCAAATCACTGTCTAAAGCTCGGTTTCAATTTCTTCAGTCCAAGCTTTCTCTCGGTCCTCCTCCAatcagcttgagggggtgtaaagaGCTACATCATAGCTAGCTGTAATACTGTTATAAGTTTGTTACAGCTGTCCATGTAACTAATCCTAGTTTAGTTAGTTAACTAAGCTTAATTAGTCACTAAGCTATTTTACATAAGTGTATATAAACCTGATTGTAATTCCTTATTGATTAAGAAATGAAATATcaaatattatttcacatacGTGCTGTTTCACATTTTCCCAGAACCCTTCACTGCGCGCCCTCTGCACCATCCCCGCGGTCCGTATTCGTCCCTAACGAAGCCCAGATCCGAGATCCACTCGGATCGAGTTCGTCTCCCTTTAAAGTCCTGTAAACCTGCATCTGTTTCTATTTCGCATCACACACCCGCTGTTTGCAACTTGAACCCGTATCTGCACTTGTGCTGGTTTTGCATGAATTGAAGAAGGGCagagagaagaaggaaggaagaaaatgaaattgaaaattgtttgagGTTTAGGCCCACACGGGCAAGAAAGAAATATGGTTTGTTTGGCTTGTATTGGTAAGTCTGTTGTTGCCCACCGCGACGATCGCTCGAGTGCTTTGACTGGTGATCATTCGAGTGACGTTACGAAAGctggattttttgtttttttttttcaagtttgttCGGAAGTTGGAATTTGCATTGGCATGGAAAtaggcatcggcatcggcattggcactggaatttggagtcttgcatccacatctactttggcaaactcatgttgtgtaccaccatgagtttgacggggggtgttggaaaattagttattattttattgttgctTGTGGTTTTCTTGTGGGTAAAGGATATTAGAGTTTCTTACccattagaattaggttttcgtTTCCTTGCTTATTAAGgactagggttagtttattataaatagagagCTTTGTTATTCAAAGATATAAGCttgtcacaatgtagcctcttagggttttgtagtcgTTCcagcattctcgtttgtttaataatatttctattattcttgttagtcttgttcgttgcgcactctaaTAAACAACTTATATCAAATATGAAATCCTATCTTAAATCTTAAACTCAAAATATGGAATCCTTAAACCCCGAACGATGCACTTTTTAATTCTTGAACATAAGCCAACATCAACTGCAACGAAGTACTTTTTGGTATACATGTGTTGAGACTCTAGAGTGTGCATTTCTAGTTATCCATTCTTTTTGGGCTCAAGGAAGGCTAGTTGGGAATTTCACCCTACTTGTAGCCATGATCAAGCAGATTCACACATTTTCTTGTGGGGGCATTTATGTATAGAGACGATCCAAAATTGGAAAATCAAAACCTCGCATAGTAGTTTAAATGATTTTGGGACTCCCCACAGTGTTAGCATTCACTCGGTTAGCTCATCAAGCACATGATGTAGAAATTAAGAGAGATCGAGTTAGTCTTGTTATGGATTagttggtatttataggagctCGATACTTGGCAAACCAATCCATCAGAGAATTGCTAAGTTATCCTAGTTGCCCAAGTGTTTGAGTTCATGTTCATATATATAGTATAAGGAAAACCATATAGTTTCTAGATACTTGGTTAAACACACAACTGAACTACTAGTAAAATAGATATAGAATTCCGAACTCCTATTTGAAGTACCAATTCCATAACAATCTTGAAAGGTTGGGTAGAAATAGAATTAATTTCATAatgcactttaagtgcttttttaaactcaaaattactttttactttttatatcAAACATGATCATAATAACTTTTGATAATTTGAatttacttttaattattttaaaaatactttgaAACTGACCCATGTATAGCtcatgatcttgagcttgtggaTTACTGAAAACAATTTATTGACATTTCagctcttttcttctctctagtTCTTTCGTGTGTGTGAAATGCTTTCTAGAGTCTATATTTCTAAAACATTATTAGAGTGTAATTTTAATTGGTTTTAAGTTGAGTGCTCACTTTCTAACATAATTAACGACTAtgcttttattttataatttgacATAATAGGCAAGTTGCGATATTGGTAACAGAAAGAGTGGGAAGCTCCACTCTCTAGTACACTAATTATCCCGGCCTACGTCTCGTCATCCTCACATTTATACTGTCCATATATTCCCTTGATGGGATTCCACCTTGAAAATATGGATCCCCTCATTATTATAATCAAATCTTTGTTAGATGATCGCATTTAGTACCATAGGAGAGTGGGGTGACATATAAGATGGAAAAGTGATATATAAAACCACTGTTCTATTGACGTTTGATGCGCAGTCTCCATACAAAAATGCAAAGCCAACCCAGAACTAGTCCATCCAACATAAACTAAGCTGGCTTACACCCCAACTCTCTTCACAGCGCAGTTCAGCAACACCTGGTTtgcactctctccctctcaaacTCTTCACCTAGCTCACAATTCAGATTCATTTCTCAAATCCCGTCCCTCCATAAATGGCTTCCTCCATCAACCTCCAACTGCCAATCAACCTCCAACGGCCACATCTCCACGATGCACGCCACGAATACTACTACAACATCAAGCAGTTCTACCACTTCCATTGTCCCAGGGCGTCACCCAACATACCGTGGTGTACGCCGCAGGAGTAGTGGAAAATGGGTTTCGGAAATCCGAGAGCCCAAAAAACCTAATAGGATTTGGCTAGGCACATTTCCCACACCCGAAATGGCCGCGGTTGCTTATGACGTGGCCGCTATCGCTCTCAAGGGTCAAGATGCTGAGCTCAACTTCCCCAACTCCGCTTCTTCATTGCCCGTGCCGGCCTCCACTTCGTCACGTGACATCCAGGCGGCGGCATCCTCCGCTGCTGCGGCCATGGGAGTTGCAATTGATCGCTGTTCTTATTCAAGGGATGAGGTGCAAGGTGGTCACCATAATGTTCATCAGGCTCATAAGACAGTTGATGAGGATGACAGATTTGTGCTGAATCATGAGTTTGTTGATGAGGATCTGATCTTTAATATGCCTAACGTTCTAGTGAACATGGCTGAGGGAATGCTGCTTAGCCCTCCTCGCTTGGACATAGCTGGTGATGATGCTATAGATGCTGATCAAGAACAAGGGGACCAGAACCTTTGGAAATTGTACTAAAATCCCATCTTAATATATCACCAAtatcaagagaaaaaaaatgaaaaaaataaccGAAAAAGAATAAGGAATAAAATGGACCTAACGCTTGATGTACATTAGGGGGTCTCCATGAAAACTTATGAAATTATCAAATAATGCTAGTTTTCTTCATTTTGTTTATTAGAGTTAAGTAATTGTGCAGGATTTCCAATGTAAGGAATTGCTGTCTTGTTTGAACCTTTCTATCTCTATCAACGCATTCTTCATGCGAAAAAAATAATGTGCAGatctaccaaaaataaaaaaaataaaataataataataataataatgtgcagtgaaacttttgtgtttgtttgatAATTCTTTTTCCTAATTATTTAAGTCAGTTGAATCAAACAACACTTTGAGGAGCTAATACAGCCTAGTTCTccatttatatatgtaaaaaaaagaattagaaAACGAAATTCTGCAACAGGAAATATTAAAATGGAACAATGGTAATAATTCTAGAATTGCCTAGAAGCTAGCTAAGCGTTCAATCCATGGTTCAGTTTTGGTTCCCTCAGGTTTCAGACCAAATGGCCCTATGGCCTATAGTTTGGTCTGGAAATTTAAAGCCAACAGGTTAAGAGATTTGGTCAATCGAAAAATCGAGACGTTCTTTGGATTTTTCAAATAAAtgtttgagatatatatatatatatttttttggcgTATATAAAATAGTGCTTTCTTTTCTAGATTATCAGAATTAATCCAATATTAAGATATCATTCTAGAATTTAGATGGAGCTCCATAAAAATCTATGGCCCACCTCACTCTTTGTTGACGTGTCATTCTCAACTAGTTGATCACCTCTGACGTGGCTGTCTATTAGTGATAGAAGATACCATGAATGCCAAAGATGGAAGTTGATCCTTCACCTTACCTTCCTGCGGTTGGAACCTACAAAGTCATGCAAGGATGGCAGGTATAGACTCTATGCCTATCGAAGAATAACATTTCTcttgacaaaaaaagaaaaagaaaaaaagaacaacaTTTCTTGTAAGAACGTAGGTAAAACATAATTCTGCGGCAATAATATCTCTGAATGTTCATCACCAACTTTAAGAAGCTTATTGTGAATCAaaataccaagaaaaaaaaggctGTAATGACTATTTATCCAGATTGTTGTGTTATTGCAAGAATTTTTTGCGTGCATGTTAATAAAAATGTTTTAAGTAATTTGAAATTTGTCTTACTTTATTTTGAGTCACATAAGTACCTTCTAGAAAAAATTTaagttggaaagaaaagaaataggaTTAACGATGATTTTGTACATTTTTGCAAAACCCATAAAAAAAACTACACGTTAGTCATTTTTATGAAATCAAATAAGTACTATTATTTATGTTGGAAAAATTGGGTCTAATTGCTATAATAAATCAcatagaaaattaagaaataattcatgcaattatatacCACAATAATGCATGCACACTAGTAAccaatgttaaatgaacatgatataatagattagaaaaacctagaaaatacGGTTGAGGCAAGTGTTGGACACTTtgtccttaagacaagtttactCCCCACTACGGTGCTCATAGTTGATCGGCGCATGTCTCCCAAGATACAACGACCACGCccttgtaatagtagcactccaaatcacaaggctcCATGAACCACGATTGTGTTAAAAACTCTCTCATATAGATTGAATGAGACTCTCTAATATTTAGTGCACTCTAtgtatgattatatatatatatatatatattgtgattATAGGGGGCTTCCTTATTTATAGAATGTGAGATATCTCTTTGGAAAACATGTAACTATTCATGAAGAGTCAAAAGTTGCAACTCTTCATTTGAGTAGACACATCTTTCTACCAAAAGGCTCAacttctaatttccattcaattaataaatttaatatattattattattattaaattttccaacaatcccccacatgaatGGAAATTCACTCAATACCATGCAAATGATAATGCAGACACAAGAGAGAGAATTCAGTAGGAAAAGTACCGCATCGGGATCATGGGCGAAGCTACATAAGGGCGAGGAGGGGCGGCCGCCCCTCCTCTCGCCGGAAATCAAGCCCAGGAGTGGTGGTTCTGCCTCTCTGATCCCGTcgaaagtgatgaaattccGTCAGGTGCTCTGGCTTTCTGGGTTTCCCTTCTGCTGCGTAGCGCAGGCTGTGCGCGAGCtgtctattttttttcaaaatacccAAGGCCAAAGAAAGGAGGAAGGGGGACCTGTAATTTGCAGTTTCTGAAATGGAGTTCAGGTTCCAATGAAGAAAACGAGGGAGGAAGAagatactctctctctcccatcccATCCCATGTGTCCTTGTAAAATTCACCCAATTTTAACTATTGTCCAACCAATTTGCACCACCGAACTTGATATTTACATgtactttttttatatttttttttttagttattgtCTAATTAGTTTGCCCACATAGTTTTCAAACTACGTATTTGCCAATCTTATTTATGTTAAAATTAACTATAAATTCATACTAGCTTGAAAAATAATTTGTTGTATTATGAACTCGTAATGCTTTGAATTTTTATGTCTTATATCAAATTcaacaaataacaaataaaattgtcaatatttttatatattatgtgttttttaatcaatatttttagatatcatcactatataataaataaacacttaTTTATACGTACAACCTAGTTCATCTAGATCCTCACCTAAGCGTTGGGTCACGTCCACCGCTCATCCAACACTTACGTCTTAGAACTTTACTCGTTATATAGTTATGTAATGACATGATACAACAAGAAAGGATGCTTAAATCCTCCTCCacataataatgtagttcaaatactCTTTCGAATATTTCGAATATTTTGGTCAGTGCAAATTCTCCTACGAATATTCTGGGTAGTTCACATAATCTTCTTGCCAACCCAAGATTTGGACCTTGAATGGATGTCCACATTTTTTAGGACCTTAAACCTTTTAAATGTCGCCCCTCCCCTCAAcaattcctggcttcgccactgatcGGGATAGGTGACTTTTGGCTTTGAATCTTCCGTAGTGAATTACTATCGGATTTACTTGGCTAATCAGTGAACACGATGTCCTGAACTGCTTATCCGTTTGTGTAAACCAAGACAATAGTAATCACACAATACCGTTCCAATATTTTATACTAAATTTTTGCACGGAAACATGACCGATTTTCCATCCATATTCAATAGTTGGTCTTTCTATTTTACCAGCGAACTTACAAATCTTGGTGTAGCCGAGTTAATTAAATTCAATGTGCTCTCTTCTCAGCTGCGTTTGTCACCCGAGTTCGACTAAAATCAAGTGTCGTgtagaaaaattaaaacatataaaagctaCATATGAACTTAAGATATTCAAAATATGTAaagtataaaaacaaaatattttcttatataaatacaaaaaaagtaaaatacgCACAATTGAAAAGGCTCCTAGCACAAGCAGTCTGATGACTACTAAAAGAAGTCATGATGATTACTTTAAATTGCTAATAGCAATTCATGTAATACGTTAGTTTAGTTATTGCTTGTCTTCCTCCTTCACAACCCCTCCGAAATCCAAAGTTCGTATCTTGAAGCGCTCAAGCTTATTTGATAACTCCTGCACTGATCCTTGCAGGCCGTGCGTAGCACCCTTTTGTACAGTGACTGAACTTTTCTTTCCATCCACCTTCAGTAGTTGGTCTGCTAATTTAGCCGGAACTTTTTCACGAAGCTCCGAAATGAATCCACGTAATCCATCAAGAGCTTCCCTATCTTCATCTTCTGTTTGTGCTGCCACATTAACATGTTCATGATCAGCAAATTGTCGTGGAAGTGTGCCTTCTGTTGCATATGACTCGGAATTAGTAGCAGTGTTCATCTCGTAGCTGTTTATTGGCCTCGTGGATTGAGGAAATTGAATCAGTCCTGAAGGTTGCCCTCCACAGGTTTCTGAACTCATAATTTTGTAAATATGGAAGCAGCTTTGAATTTTGTAATTATGtgttttggttaatatttaaaCTTTGGGCTTTCAGGAAGGAAAGCCCAAGAGAGTTCAATAAAGAAGGTTTTgcccaaaacccaaaatcaagcccagaTCATCCATCTCAAGATAATATGGCGGCTCCCCATTAATGCAAAGGGCCAGTTGCTTACAAGAAGTGACAACATATGAAAAATCACCAACTCTCAGCCCAAAAGTGCTTTTTGGATGGCAAACACGTAAAAAGGCTAGTGACTTATTACCCTTCAGTtgctttcgggcaagaacaGAAACAACACAACTGGGCTAATTTATCTATAAAAGGGGGAAGAGGGCCCAAAGAcgaggacactcaaccaatcaaacaaacaaacatacaacttgTCTCTTAGCCAAGCAAATACCCAGAAAGTCGTGCTTTGTCCAGACTCTACACCCTTCTAACCTTAAACTTCCTTGGAAAaacatcttttgtccatgtaaAAGCTCTTCTACCTTTTTCCTaaatgttgtagtatcgatctctCATGTATAAACTCTTTCCCAGTCATCCCCTTTAGCACTCAATCCTTTTGTAACTGCCAAGAGAAGAGACCACAAGACGTTGTAACCttacccgacaaggtgaaatcttgcccgactcTCTTTGTTTTTGCCTTTCCATTAATAGATCTGGTGTTATAATGTATCCCTCAATAGATATGCAAGTTATTTTCGGTCTCTCAATGATCCAAAGTTCCATTAACTCTCAGATATGGTTCGCTTAGTACCTTTACTATCGTAAAAGTAAATGAAATTGATGTTTTGATCAAATCTGGACCTCTACCCTTTAAAGCATACAAGATAAAcaaaagtccttgatctcaaggcatagaaaagaacttaatgtagacttaactcatccacaacaatcctttgataatgaAAAGTCAGGATAAATTGGAGCACAAGTAATCGGCTTAAACACACTcattctacatctgccatataGAGATGGCAATGGCACGCCTCAAcacttagttttgattgcgagcctcatggcctacacctaaggcccggCAAATGcacctttcagaactaacttcGTCCTCTTCTTGCAGCCCGACAAGCAAGCGAGAGCCCGACAAccaaccaaagtgccaactcctcagggagctgtgtgctcgagccAGGGACCCTTCCCAGTGAGATTCCTGCCCGAACAATATGGAAGCAGCTTTGAACATAAACTATGTGTTTTCCGACAATAGAAAAGAGTTAGGGTTTGAAGTTTGAAGCAATTCTGAGAGTAAATGCTGTAAGAATATATGAATGACATATCAAATCATTTGAATGCTCGGGTATATTTATAGGGACTGGGACGTGAGGATCTTGAGCAGGACAACTGTCAACtggccaaaaaataaaaattcaaacgtTGCAGTCAATATTAGGAATGTACATGACGAGTGTGGAGTTGaagaataaaaaattcaacTTTGAGAAACAGTCAAGCCTTCAAGCACAAGACAAGAGACTAAATTTTGGGTATTCGTTGATGAATTTAAGGTTTGATTTGTGTCCTAATTAAATACTCGTAATCTAGCTTCTATTTGCACATGTGTATGTACTTTACATTAGTGAGAACTTTTTTGGTATCGGTCATGGTCTTGGTCTTCCATGACATTGGTAAATACGATATAGCCTTGGTAAATAAATACGGAAATTCTAATAACATTTTTTGGGAATAATGAACTTAGGGTGCATTTGTTGCACTGgattatctcggactggactaacttcaaagactaagctggattggcATAGACTAGATTAAGCTAAACTAATTTAGTGCAGCGTTTGGTGTAGTATCATATCAAGAAGCAGGATAATAAAAATAGTATTGTTCACACCACCAAGTTTGAGAAAACAAGTTTTTACTTGGGATATTGGTAGATCTCATAACATTTCTGGGTTCCACGCCACCaagtttaaaacaaaaaaattttcaGATTAATCAGGTAACCATAAAGATTGAATCTTTACTAAACTGTAAaattgagaagtaaaaatatggGTCATATTATTTTGTTGACAATAAAATCATACAACCTTAGATATAATCATACAACAAACAAAGAGGGAAACAAATTAAAAACCTTAATCAGATAGAAAAGCAGAATGAACTTGCATAAAACGCAACAACTCCAGAAGTGTAATCAGCAGGCAGCTTAATGGAAGCACTGAAAATCCCATGCTGATAGAGGTCCTGAGAAACAaatccaaaccttgcaaatataCATAGCcaccaaaaaccaaacaaagaCAACAACTTCAAGATCAAAAGACCCATGATATGCCGCCaattcaaaaacccaaaaaccaaaaaatcaaaaccctttCACATGATTCTCAAgacaaaaacccaaaagggaaatgattactgttgatgcacaaaaccggaggggtcttggaacaacatagatccaaccgtgaatcatgcaagaaagtaaagaacacaagatgtatcgtggttcacccccaatgtttgggctacgtccacactgatgttgattataTTCTTCTGTaattgtatgtatggattacaaagtgttgttgtgtttgtgaggaTATTGCCCTCTGTTGGGTTCATAAAGGAAGAGAGTTGAGAGAGggatgctctgaatatgagagcatctgtttggggatgtgaggcttgaggattgtgagggtgatgagtcccttttatagactacgggctcctccccttttacataaatcatgggctcaatgtctggaagcccaagtaacgagccctaatataatatggtaccaatagtagtcccccaagtcttcagtcaagagagtcttttggctggagacttgaaattcagtccatgtgtgggctgaagtaactagatgtcgtctagaactgatactcgatatgaggcggtgctcaatgtgaaatgatgtttaactagaagtagcacatgttgcgaggctgctcggcttgtggtttatgttgccttggttggctcggcttgtggcgttgaaggtaaaggagtcccttttatagaatgagggctcgctcctcaatacataaatgatgggctacagttgatgctcgtggcgatgCGGTTGTCCAAcaagcggcgatgctctctaatgatggtaagggagtcccttgtatagaataagggctcactcctcaatacataaatgatgggctagagttaatgctcgcggtgaggcggttgtTCAGCAGGCGgagatgctctctaatgatggtgagggagtcccttttatagaataagggctcgctcctcaatacataagtgatgggttatgagtgatactcgcggcaatgctctctaatgatggtgagggagtcccttttataaaataagggttcgctcctcaatacatgaataatgggttctttctaatgaaagtgagggagtcctttttatagaatgagggttcgctcctcaatacataaatgatgggctaggtcccctaagtatttttcatgaggcccagttgcggaagcccaatatatggtacatagtgtagtccctcaagtcttcagtcaataaagactgttggctggagacttcaaattcaatccatgtatgggtcgaaatggcggttgttcggaggcggtctttgtatactatgcactaaagctttgtaggtgaagctttgaaagtgaagctttgaagctggggctttgtaaatgaagttttcgaagttggagctctcgaagctggagctctgtaaatgaagctttcgaagctgattgacatgagtgatgctcatgaatgtttatgttgattgacataagtgatgctcatggatgttgacatgagtgatgctcatgaatgttgacatgagtga is drawn from Malus domestica chromosome 14, GDT2T_hap1 and contains these coding sequences:
- the LOC103453998 gene encoding ethylene-responsive transcription factor ERF024 — translated: MHATNTTTTSSSSTTSIVPGRHPTYRGVRRRSSGKWVSEIREPKKPNRIWLGTFPTPEMAAVAYDVAAIALKGQDAELNFPNSASSLPVPASTSSRDIQAAASSAAAAMGVAIDRCSYSRDEVQGGHHNVHQAHKTVDEDDRFVLNHEFVDEDLIFNMPNVLVNMAEGMLLSPPRLDIAGDDAIDADQEQGDQNLWKLY